From the genome of Psychroserpens ponticola, one region includes:
- a CDS encoding UDP-N-acetylmuramoyl-tripeptide--D-alanyl-D-alanine ligase, with protein MTIEKLYHSFLKCSTISTDTRKIDSDCMFFALKGDNFNGNKFALEALNKGAQFAIIDEAKYATHDKCILVKNVLETLQSLATHHRKTLGTPIIALTGSNGKTTTKELINAVLSTTYKTSATKGNLNNHIGVPLTILKFTKDTEIGIVEMGANHQKEIEFLSNITLPDFGFITNFGKAHLEGFGSIEGVIKGKSELYDHLMSHHKVVFINKSDAKQIEQIGDYKKTILFGSNTIMASAQPFINLLFNKIEIKTHLTGAYNYNNIAVAIAIGLHFKVDDSSICKAIENYKPTNNRSQIIEKNSNKIILDAYNANPTSMIAALDNFGSLNESGKVAILGDMFELGEDAEFEHQSISDYSKTFNIEHIYLVGENFFKTKNIVKNVSTFKSFENLKNELINSPLKNKYLLIKGSRGMALERVLDYI; from the coding sequence ATGACAATCGAAAAACTCTACCACTCTTTTTTAAAGTGTAGCACTATATCTACAGATACTCGGAAAATCGATTCTGACTGTATGTTTTTTGCCCTAAAAGGAGATAACTTTAACGGAAATAAATTTGCTTTAGAAGCTCTTAATAAAGGCGCACAATTTGCTATTATTGATGAAGCAAAATATGCTACACATGATAAGTGCATTTTAGTTAAGAATGTATTAGAAACATTACAAAGTTTAGCTACTCATCACAGAAAGACACTTGGCACTCCAATTATAGCATTAACGGGTAGTAATGGCAAAACAACTACAAAAGAATTGATTAATGCTGTCTTATCTACAACTTATAAAACAAGTGCTACAAAAGGAAACCTCAATAATCATATTGGAGTACCACTAACCATACTTAAGTTTACAAAAGACACCGAAATTGGCATTGTTGAAATGGGAGCCAATCACCAAAAAGAAATCGAATTTTTATCAAATATAACGCTACCTGATTTTGGTTTCATTACCAATTTTGGAAAAGCACATTTAGAAGGTTTTGGCAGTATTGAAGGTGTTATCAAAGGAAAGTCTGAATTATACGATCACCTTATGTCTCATCATAAAGTTGTTTTTATTAATAAGAGTGACGCAAAGCAAATAGAACAAATTGGAGATTATAAAAAGACCATATTGTTTGGCTCAAATACAATAATGGCAAGTGCACAGCCTTTTATTAATTTATTGTTTAATAAAATTGAAATTAAAACACATTTAACTGGAGCTTATAATTATAATAATATCGCTGTTGCCATTGCAATTGGATTACATTTTAAAGTTGATGACAGCTCTATCTGTAAAGCGATAGAAAACTATAAACCTACTAATAATCGTTCTCAGATTATTGAAAAAAATTCTAATAAAATTATTCTTGATGCATATAATGCCAACCCAACAAGTATGATTGCTGCATTAGATAATTTCGGAAGTTTAAACGAATCGGGAAAAGTAGCCATACTAGGTGATATGTTTGAATTAGGAGAAGATGCTGAATTTGAGCATCAATCTATTTCAGACTATTCTAAAACGTTTAATATTGAACACATTTATTTGGTAGGAGAAAACTTTTTCAAAACAAAGAACATAGTTAAAAATGTTTCAACTTTTAAATCTTTTGAAAACTTAAAAAATGAATTAATCAACTCGCCTTTAAAAAACAAATACTTACTTATAAAAGGCTCCAGAGGAATGGCTTTAGAAAGAGTTTTAGATTATATATAA
- a CDS encoding bifunctional folylpolyglutamate synthase/dihydrofolate synthase — translation MNYQTTVNWMFKQLPMYQNQGESAYKVDLSNTLLLAKHLNHPEQHFKSIHVAGTNGKGSTSHMLASVLQEAGYKVGLYTSPHLKDFRERIKINGKEVSKQFVIGFIKRNLSFLKANHLSFFEMTVGMAFEYFNKQNVDVAIIEVGLGGRLDSTNIITPEISVITNIGLDHLQFLGNTYQEIAIEKAGIIKHKIPVVIGETQKETKDVFITVAKTNVSEIYFADQLIEENFESDLKGNYQTHNIKTVIQTITVLNRQKKFLISNNSLIDGLKNVVKNTGLKGRWQILQELPKIICDTAHNKEGLSFVVKQLEDEAFKALHIVFGVVNDKDLDLILPLLPKYAAYYFCKPNIPRGMDENLLKDKFLKNGCVGESYSAVNEALNSALLKAKTEDLIYVGGSTFVVAEII, via the coding sequence ATGAACTATCAAACGACTGTCAATTGGATGTTCAAGCAGTTACCTATGTATCAAAATCAAGGGGAATCTGCTTATAAAGTTGATTTATCAAATACACTTCTTTTAGCAAAACACTTAAATCATCCTGAGCAGCATTTTAAAAGTATTCACGTTGCTGGAACTAATGGAAAAGGATCAACTAGTCACATGCTGGCTTCAGTACTTCAAGAAGCAGGATATAAGGTTGGATTATATACGTCTCCACATTTAAAAGATTTTAGAGAACGAATTAAAATCAATGGTAAAGAAGTTAGTAAACAGTTTGTTATTGGATTTATAAAACGAAACCTCTCTTTTTTAAAAGCGAATCACTTGTCATTTTTTGAGATGACAGTAGGAATGGCTTTTGAATATTTCAATAAACAAAATGTTGATGTTGCTATTATTGAAGTAGGATTAGGTGGTCGTTTAGATTCAACCAATATCATTACTCCAGAAATTTCAGTCATTACTAATATTGGTCTTGATCATCTTCAATTCTTAGGAAATACTTATCAAGAAATAGCTATAGAAAAAGCAGGTATAATTAAGCATAAAATTCCTGTTGTTATTGGTGAGACGCAAAAAGAAACTAAAGATGTATTTATTACGGTCGCGAAAACCAATGTTTCCGAAATCTATTTTGCCGATCAACTTATAGAAGAAAATTTTGAAAGTGATTTAAAAGGGAACTATCAAACACACAATATAAAAACAGTTATTCAAACTATTACTGTCTTAAATCGCCAAAAGAAGTTTCTTATCTCTAATAACTCCCTAATTGACGGACTTAAAAATGTTGTAAAGAATACAGGTTTAAAAGGCCGTTGGCAAATATTACAAGAATTACCCAAAATTATTTGTGATACAGCTCACAATAAAGAAGGTTTATCTTTTGTGGTAAAACAATTGGAAGATGAAGCTTTTAAAGCCCTTCATATCGTTTTTGGGGTTGTTAATGATAAAGACTTAGACTTGATTTTGCCATTGTTGCCTAAATATGCGGCATATTATTTTTGTAAGCCGAATATTCCTAGAGGAATGGATGAAAATCTTTTAAAGGATAAGTTTCTCAAAAATGGTTGTGTTGGTGAAAGTTATAGCGCAGTAAATGAAGCACTTAATTCTGCTTTGCTAAAGGCAAAAACAGAAGATTTAATTTATGTAGGTGGTAGTACATTTGTTGTTGCTGAAATAATTTAA
- a CDS encoding energy transducer TonB: MKYLKTKHQRNSAKITTLIMVILILLLFVVGHTYMDPPEEYGVAVNFGNSPVGSGNIQPTEPIKSRPTEHVVKEETQADKAQPEETTQANNQAEDVLTTESAEAIAIKKAEEAKAKAKAEAERQEQLKKEEAIRKAKEEQDKKDKLDALIGGVKNSEGPTKDGEGPGDGPGDKGDLDGSPYAPYKGTPGSGNGGVGYGLNGRGTPDYDMFDGCENEYGLIVVDIVVNRNGQVIEATPGAKGSNNATTCLKTQAKKIAKSYKWPADSKAPARQYGKVSVNFTPTN; encoded by the coding sequence ATGAAGTACCTAAAAACAAAACACCAACGTAATTCAGCTAAAATAACTACGCTTATCATGGTTATTTTAATATTGCTATTGTTTGTGGTTGGACATACATATATGGATCCTCCTGAAGAATATGGTGTTGCTGTGAATTTTGGGAACTCACCAGTTGGTTCAGGTAATATTCAGCCTACTGAACCAATAAAATCTAGACCTACTGAACACGTTGTAAAAGAAGAAACTCAAGCTGATAAAGCGCAACCTGAGGAAACGACTCAAGCAAATAATCAAGCTGAAGATGTTTTAACAACCGAATCTGCTGAAGCCATAGCAATTAAAAAAGCAGAAGAAGCTAAAGCAAAGGCTAAAGCTGAAGCAGAACGTCAAGAACAACTTAAAAAAGAAGAAGCAATACGTAAGGCTAAAGAAGAACAAGATAAAAAGGATAAACTCGATGCGCTTATTGGAGGTGTGAAAAATTCTGAAGGGCCAACTAAAGATGGAGAAGGTCCTGGTGACGGACCAGGAGATAAAGGGGATTTAGATGGAAGTCCGTATGCGCCTTACAAAGGAACTCCAGGTTCTGGAAATGGAGGCGTAGGTTATGGATTAAACGGAAGAGGTACACCAGATTATGACATGTTTGATGGTTGTGAAAATGAATATGGATTAATAGTTGTCGATATTGTTGTTAACAGAAACGGTCAAGTTATTGAAGCTACACCTGGAGCAAAAGGGAGTAATAATGCTACAACTTGTTTAAAAACGCAAGCTAAAAAAATAGCGAAGTCTTATAAATGGCCTGCAGATTCTAAGGCACCTGCCCGACAATATGGTAAAGTTAGCGTGAACTTTACACCTACAAATTGA
- a CDS encoding ExbD/TolR family protein, translated as MNIRGRNKVKPEFNMSSMTDIVFLLLIFFMLASTLVTTNAIDILLPTASGKTENKQTVSVSITKDLNYYIDQKLVGGSVLETELISMLSTQDQPTIVLRAEKSVPVENVVKVMDIANRNKFKVILAVKPNS; from the coding sequence ATGAACATAAGAGGTAGAAATAAAGTGAAGCCAGAATTCAATATGTCGTCAATGACAGATATTGTATTCTTGCTATTGATATTTTTTATGCTCGCTTCTACATTAGTAACAACAAATGCTATTGACATTTTGTTGCCTACTGCTAGTGGGAAAACTGAAAATAAGCAAACGGTTTCAGTTAGTATAACTAAAGACCTTAACTATTATATTGATCAGAAATTGGTTGGTGGAAGTGTTCTCGAAACGGAATTAATCTCAATGCTTTCTACCCAAGACCAGCCAACAATAGTATTGCGTGCCGAAAAATCGGTTCCTGTTGAAAATGTAGTTAAAGTAATGGATATCGCTAATCGAAATAAGTTTAAAGTTATTTTGGCCGTAAAACCAAATAGCTAA